A stretch of Polypterus senegalus isolate Bchr_013 chromosome 5, ASM1683550v1, whole genome shotgun sequence DNA encodes these proteins:
- the LOC120530038 gene encoding aerolysin-like protein: MTLPVYIIGGSHSGVPFDFTGYNNGALLEKIGVWVGGWQVKSIKLWLTDGQTKVYGNADREPYSEFKFEPGEFFSSLSLWGNGAGTRLGAIKFRTNKQREFFAYMTSWGLKKEYVIDVGSGICLGVMGRSGSDIDSLGFMFIKSVRSAVMKDVEYPTLHQVVPSVNVEEIKSMTYKNKTSVEQEYTLQTSKTITKKSSWSVTNSMETSIGMSVKVGILDVVEIGTEFSFKLGIAITQELENTETRTETLTYNIKVPPGKTMDIHVTIGRANIDLPYNATVEITCLDGAIYQYKKSGVYKGLTYTEAKAVIEESNKQIELPEEGSIMIYENTS, translated from the coding sequence ATGACTTTACCAGTGTACATCATAGGAGGCAGTCATTCAGGTGTACCTTTTGATTTCACCGGATACAACAATGGTGCTTTGTTGGAAAAGATTGGCGTGTGGGTTGGAGGTTGGCAGGTCAAGTCTATCAAGCTATGGCTTACTGATGGACAAACCAAAGTCTATGGAAATGCAGATCGAGAGCCTTATAGTGAGTTTAAATTTGAGCCTGGAgagtttttttcttctctctcactGTGGGGAAATGGAGCTGGTACCCGTTTGGGAGCGATCAAGTTCCGAACAAACAAACAACGAGAGTTCTTTGCCTATATGACTTCCTGGGGACTAAAAAAAGAGTATGTAATTGATGTTGGTTCTGGAATTTGCTTAGGGGTTATGGGAAGATCAGGTTCAGACATTGATTCTTTAGGTTTCATGTTCATCAAATCTGTCAGATCTGCAGTGATGAAAGACGTTGAATACCCAACTCTGCACCAGGTGGTCCCAAGCGTGAATGTGGAAGAAATCAAATCGATGACTTACAAAAACAAGACCTCTGTTGAGCAGGAATATACACTGCAAACATCTAAGACAATCACCAAAAAATCCTCTTGGTCTGTCACTAACAGTATGGAGACCTCAATTGGTATGTCTGTCAAAGTAGGCATTCTAGATGTTGTTGAGATTGGAACGGAGTTTAGTTTCAAATTGGGGATCGCCATTACACAGGAGTTAGAAAACACTGAAACGAGGACAGAGACTCTGACCTACAATATCAAAGTCCCTCCTGGTAAAACCATGGATATTCATGTTACTATTGGAAGAGCAAACATTGATCTTCCCTACAATGCAACAGTGGAAATTACCTGTCTTGATGGAGCCATTTACCAGTATAAAAAAAGTGGTGTCTACAAGGGGCTCACCTACACCGAAGCAAAAGCAGTCATTGAGGAATCCAACAAGCAGATTGAGTTACCAGAAGAAGGTTcaattatgatttatgaaaataccTCTTAA